In Myxococcus stipitatus, the following are encoded in one genomic region:
- a CDS encoding IS3 family transposase (programmed frameshift), with product MNPVVKEARVGETEVVEKAKRRRFSAEDKRRILEEADRCTKPGEVGALLRREGLYSSLLSVWRRQREAGGQAALEPVKRGPPAKVPAPGVRRIAELEKELARAQAKLKRAEALLDLQKKVFGNPGSGTAQARRGALMAAAREAVGELGVFPVCQVMGLSRATFYRSLRPTQGAARGRRQPRALSAEQRAEVLRVLHEPRFADAAPAEVYAQLLDEGRYLCSERTLYRVLAENQEVRERRNQLRHPNHPVPQVHATKPNELWSWDISKLHGPGKWTYFYLYVVLDVYSRAVVGWMVAHRESAALAQKLLAQTCERQGIQPGQLTIHADRGSSMTSKPVALLMADLGVTKTHSRPHVSNDNPFSEAHFKTLKYRPDFPRVFGCLQDARGFCADFFRWYNEEHHHSGLGLLTPHDVHHGLAHARLSARAVVLEAAFAAHPERFPHGLPKPQALPNAVWINNPAHLPNSKAAAH from the exons ATGAATCCGGTGGTGAAAGAGGCTCGGGTTGGGGAGACCGAGGTGGTGGAGAAGGCAAAGCGTCGTCGCTTCAGCGCGGAGGACAAGCGGCGCATCCTCGAGGAAGCGGACCGGTGCACGAAGCCCGGAGAGGTGGGCGCACTTCTGCGCCGTGAGGGGCTGTACTCCTCACTGTTGAGCGTGTGGCGACGTCAACGCGAGGCCGGAGGACAGGCCGCCCTGGAGCCAGTCAAGCGAGGCCCCCCGGCGAAGGTGCCCGCGCCCGGGGTCCGGAGAATCGCCGAGTTGGAGAAGGAGTTGGCGCGTGCCCAGGCGAAACTCAAACGCGCCGAGGCCCTGTTGGACCTCCAAAAAAAAGTAT TCGGAAATCCTGGGAGTGGAACTGCCCAAGCCAGACGAGGAGCCCTGATGGCGGCGGCACGAGAGGCCGTGGGAGAGCTGGGAGTCTTTCCGGTGTGCCAGGTGATGGGCCTGTCGCGAGCCACCTTCTACCGGAGCCTGCGGCCGACGCAGGGGGCGGCCCGTGGACGTCGCCAGCCAAGGGCCTTGTCCGCCGAGCAGCGGGCCGAGGTGCTCCGCGTACTGCACGAGCCGAGATTCGCGGATGCGGCGCCCGCGGAAGTCTACGCGCAACTGCTCGATGAAGGGCGCTACCTGTGCTCGGAGCGGACGCTGTACCGGGTGCTGGCCGAGAACCAGGAGGTACGAGAGCGCCGCAACCAACTGCGCCACCCCAACCATCCGGTGCCCCAGGTGCACGCGACGAAGCCGAACGAACTCTGGAGCTGGGATATCTCCAAGCTGCACGGCCCAGGAAAGTGGACGTACTTCTACCTCTACGTCGTCCTCGACGTGTACAGCCGCGCTGTCGTCGGTTGGATGGTGGCGCACCGCGAGTCGGCCGCGCTCGCCCAGAAGCTCCTGGCGCAAACCTGCGAGCGCCAGGGCATCCAACCTGGCCAGCTGACGATTCATGCGGACCGTGGCTCCTCCATGACGTCCAAGCCCGTGGCTCTGCTGATGGCGGACCTCGGCGTGACGAAGACGCACTCCCGGCCCCACGTCTCCAACGACAACCCCTTCAGCGAGGCCCACTTCAAGACGCTGAAGTATCGGCCCGACTTCCCCCGCGTCTTCGGCTGCCTCCAGGATGCACGCGGCTTCTGTGCCGACTTCTTCCGTTGGTACAACGAGGAGCACCACCACTCGGGACTGGGTCTGCTCACCCCTCACGACGTCCACCACGGCCTGGCCCACGCGCGCCTCTCGGCCCGCGCCGTCGTCCTCGAGGCAGCCTTCGCCGCTCATCCCGAGCGATTCCCCCACGGACTCCCGAAGCCCCAGGCCCTTCCGAACGCTGTCTGGATTAACAACCCCGCGCACCTCCCCAACTCAAAGGCGGCTGCGCACTAA
- a CDS encoding ATP-binding protein: MGFRTEKTARGRARAFQPLRRARQWRLRRQHPLKPQVARESQGMSVGQSKNTLHKRLAAWAAPELLLIDELGYLSFDARGADLLYQVFNKHYQRASTIVTTNLPFKDWGKLFHNSAAASAIADRLVHKGLLVRISGKSRRSDQEQELDAA, translated from the coding sequence ATGGGATTCCGGACCGAGAAGACAGCCCGTGGACGCGCCCGCGCTTTCCAGCCTCTGCGCAGAGCCCGCCAGTGGCGCCTCCGGCGCCAGCATCCGCTCAAGCCTCAGGTGGCCCGAGAATCCCAGGGCATGTCAGTGGGCCAATCCAAAAACACGCTCCACAAACGGCTTGCCGCCTGGGCCGCACCCGAACTCCTCCTCATCGATGAACTCGGCTATCTCAGCTTCGATGCTCGGGGGGCCGACCTCCTCTACCAAGTTTTCAACAAGCACTACCAACGCGCCTCCACCATCGTCACCACCAACCTCCCTTTCAAGGACTGGGGCAAGCTCTTCCACAACAGCGCCGCTGCCTCCGCCATCGCGGACCGGCTCGTGCACAAGGGACTGCTCGTCCGGATTTCTGGCAAGTCTCGCCGCTCGGACCAGGAGCAAGAGCTCGACGCGGCCTGA
- a CDS encoding nuclear transport factor 2 family protein — protein sequence MSAIEDVTGCRAAAQRTVAEHLRLTAEGRTEEWVGLFAPNAVLEFPFAPAGVPTKVTGRDALLAHMSNFPKTFDVQFVDLVFHDTVDPRLVVAEFRSTGTARTTGKPYEQKCISVVRTDEDARITHYLDYWNPLVAIEALTPTNVASGPGLGVTFGD from the coding sequence GTGAGCGCAATCGAAGACGTCACCGGATGCCGCGCTGCAGCTCAGCGCACGGTCGCCGAGCACCTGCGTCTTACGGCTGAAGGACGCACCGAGGAATGGGTGGGCCTGTTTGCCCCGAATGCGGTCCTCGAGTTCCCGTTCGCTCCCGCCGGGGTGCCGACAAAGGTAACGGGGCGCGACGCACTGCTCGCGCACATGAGCAACTTTCCCAAGACCTTCGACGTGCAGTTCGTCGACCTGGTCTTCCACGACACGGTTGATCCCCGTCTCGTGGTTGCCGAGTTCCGCTCGACGGGCACAGCGCGTACGACCGGCAAGCCATACGAGCAGAAGTGCATCTCGGTGGTCCGAACCGATGAGGACGCGCGGATCACCCACTACCTCGACTACTGGAACCCGCTCGTGGCCATCGAAGCGCTCACCCCCACCAACGTTGCGTCCGGTCCTGGCCTTGGCGTGACTTTCGGCGACTGA
- a CDS encoding HD domain-containing protein, which yields MRVEDSKLWQQAFESKRQKRHAEERKQLVVALTNFRKKAALLAEEIPRDVAQLTDHSVRHLDALWQMADLIAGTVKFNPAEAFVFGGAVLLHDLANAVAAFPNGLTDLKGAEWDDLVHSAYLKAYSRRPTHEECEKPNAELYPDILLSRLRAVHAEQAERLATQGFFKVGGKGERIYLLDDEDLRDDFGPLIGVIAHSHHWPMSKVLSELGERIGTSSVIPSDWQVDALKIACVLRVADAMHLDSRRAPPIVRAFRRPVGESAKHWTFQERLLPPTVRNEQLVFESKRAFSADERDAWWLCYDTLKMVDDELHGVDAALRSVRDYRLSAHSVTSIGSPDRLAKKVRTQGWEPIDTRVRISDVYAVIERFGGRALYGNNLNAPIRELIGNARDAIHARVALTEREFGPGKIVVRLGSDETGSWLQVEDNGLGMSEEVLKGPLLDFGMTYWRSTLAQKEHPGLLSSGFSPTGRFGIGFFSVFMLGRKVRVVTRPYKRGEESTRVLEMNMAGNSRPFMRLPVAGDKFERMTDGGTRVRVYLDEAPQSEQGVLSGSGGEEEDARSLLSRLVGRVAPALDVPVFCASQEDVEPQPVINADDWKTLPFDQLVSRVEGTSRRSVGNDSPELTVYAKGQLVGRIQLETSYLRNRSGEFTVGGLSTLSTRGASFRGLLLAENPDLSRRDAQPLATAGDIRDAVGKSLDRFYRSERSSFGKLRVSLLLLGFGVRPEPLEIFILNGRFVAMEEVRGWLKDTAPGSSIRIVLSDDFEITGRYGNEETVDFSQCLDDWKQPKDIVIAAGSDDDGFRLGFEVIAQGVPPKPKKPLGFMTWGYERVPCSLAAWLAEEAAETWGVDPARMLASGVVKEGTIGELNDGAPIHSEYLILTRPDPHANQEKLPLDGV from the coding sequence TTGCGCGTTGAAGACTCGAAATTGTGGCAGCAGGCATTCGAATCCAAACGGCAGAAGAGGCATGCCGAGGAGCGGAAGCAGCTCGTCGTTGCTCTGACGAACTTTCGCAAGAAGGCTGCGCTTCTCGCGGAGGAGATTCCTCGTGACGTGGCCCAACTGACCGACCACAGCGTGCGTCACCTCGACGCGCTCTGGCAGATGGCGGACCTCATTGCAGGCACGGTGAAGTTCAATCCAGCCGAGGCCTTCGTTTTCGGAGGAGCCGTGCTGCTCCACGATCTGGCAAATGCGGTCGCAGCATTTCCAAATGGGCTCACGGACTTAAAGGGGGCGGAGTGGGATGACCTGGTTCACTCCGCATACCTCAAGGCATATAGTCGACGGCCAACGCATGAGGAGTGTGAGAAGCCGAATGCGGAACTCTATCCCGACATTCTCCTCAGTCGTTTGCGAGCAGTCCACGCCGAACAAGCGGAGAGACTCGCGACGCAGGGGTTCTTCAAGGTCGGTGGAAAGGGCGAGCGCATCTACCTGCTCGATGATGAGGACTTGCGAGATGATTTCGGTCCTTTGATAGGCGTCATTGCGCATAGTCACCACTGGCCAATGTCGAAGGTCCTCTCCGAGTTGGGCGAGCGGATTGGCACTTCTTCAGTCATCCCTTCAGATTGGCAAGTCGATGCACTGAAGATCGCCTGTGTTCTGAGGGTCGCTGATGCCATGCATCTCGATAGTCGCCGTGCGCCGCCCATCGTCCGAGCATTCCGCCGGCCAGTGGGAGAGTCCGCCAAGCACTGGACATTCCAGGAAAGGCTGCTGCCGCCTACAGTGAGGAACGAGCAGCTCGTCTTCGAGTCGAAACGCGCCTTTTCCGCTGATGAGCGCGACGCATGGTGGCTCTGCTATGACACGCTGAAGATGGTCGACGACGAGTTGCACGGCGTGGATGCGGCGCTTCGGAGCGTGCGCGACTATCGACTTTCGGCGCATTCTGTCACCAGCATAGGCAGCCCGGACCGATTGGCGAAAAAGGTAAGGACTCAGGGGTGGGAGCCCATCGATACCCGTGTGCGAATCTCGGATGTCTACGCTGTCATCGAGCGCTTTGGAGGCAGGGCCCTCTATGGCAACAATCTCAATGCGCCCATTCGGGAACTGATTGGCAACGCGAGAGATGCGATTCATGCGCGCGTCGCCTTGACGGAGAGGGAGTTCGGGCCCGGCAAAATCGTTGTGCGCCTGGGGAGCGATGAGACAGGTTCGTGGCTGCAAGTCGAAGACAACGGACTTGGCATGTCAGAAGAAGTCCTCAAGGGGCCTCTCCTGGATTTTGGAATGACGTATTGGAGATCAACCCTTGCACAGAAGGAACATCCAGGCCTTCTCTCGAGCGGTTTTTCTCCGACGGGTCGATTTGGCATCGGCTTCTTTTCGGTCTTCATGCTCGGACGCAAAGTTCGGGTTGTGACGCGCCCTTACAAGAGGGGAGAGGAATCTACCCGCGTGCTTGAAATGAACATGGCGGGGAACTCGCGTCCATTTATGCGGCTCCCAGTTGCGGGCGACAAGTTTGAAAGAATGACTGATGGAGGCACTCGAGTCCGTGTCTATTTGGACGAAGCGCCTCAAAGTGAACAAGGCGTCTTGAGCGGAAGTGGTGGCGAAGAAGAAGACGCGAGATCGCTGCTCTCACGACTTGTGGGGCGCGTTGCGCCAGCATTGGACGTTCCTGTGTTCTGTGCGTCTCAAGAGGATGTTGAGCCACAACCAGTCATTAATGCCGACGACTGGAAGACTTTGCCCTTCGACCAGTTGGTCTCCAGAGTGGAAGGGACTTCGCGTCGCTCGGTCGGAAATGACAGTCCTGAATTGACAGTCTATGCGAAGGGCCAGTTGGTCGGCAGGATCCAGTTAGAGACTTCTTACCTCAGAAACCGCTCAGGCGAATTCACAGTAGGCGGGCTCTCAACTCTAAGCACGCGCGGAGCGAGCTTTCGAGGGCTCTTACTTGCGGAGAATCCAGATCTCAGCAGGCGCGACGCTCAGCCACTTGCGACGGCAGGTGATATTCGCGACGCAGTAGGAAAATCCCTCGACAGATTCTACAGAAGTGAAAGGTCGTCATTCGGGAAACTGCGAGTGTCCCTGCTCCTTCTCGGATTCGGGGTTCGCCCGGAACCTCTCGAAATCTTCATTTTGAATGGAAGATTTGTAGCCATGGAGGAAGTGCGAGGCTGGTTGAAAGATACTGCGCCGGGCAGCTCCATTCGAATTGTTCTGTCAGACGACTTTGAGATTACGGGTCGCTATGGCAACGAAGAGACCGTCGACTTCAGTCAATGTCTGGATGACTGGAAGCAGCCCAAGGACATCGTCATCGCGGCGGGCTCGGACGACGATGGGTTCCGACTGGGGTTTGAGGTCATTGCACAAGGGGTTCCCCCGAAGCCTAAGAAACCTCTTGGGTTCATGACCTGGGGCTACGAACGGGTCCCCTGCTCGCTAGCCGCTTGGCTCGCTGAGGAAGCTGCGGAGACTTGGGGCGTAGATCCAGCGAGAATGCTCGCGAGCGGAGTGGTCAAAGAGGGCACGATTGGTGAACTCAATGATGGCGCGCCTATTCATTCAGAATACCTCATCCTCACCCGACCAGATCCTCACGCCAATCAGGAGAAGCTTCCTCTTGATGGTGTTTGA
- a CDS encoding TetR/AcrR family transcriptional regulator produces the protein MKSTERRQAVVAAAIRCFAQKGFYGTTTHEIAELVGISQPYLYRLYSNKEALFAAVVDHVSVVMADTLVSHSRDVGDGKLVFDNVRRAYATLVADRTILRFLMQANCAVGEPLVGEAVRRCYAKQVDIVRQMLGNDDAAVRRWFGAGMLDNVVAVLGLADIDEPWARILSAREGGSPVS, from the coding sequence ATGAAGAGCACTGAGCGACGTCAGGCCGTCGTGGCCGCTGCGATCAGGTGCTTTGCGCAGAAGGGCTTCTACGGCACGACGACCCACGAGATTGCCGAGTTGGTTGGCATCTCTCAGCCGTATCTCTATCGTCTGTACTCAAACAAGGAGGCGCTCTTTGCGGCAGTGGTTGACCATGTCTCCGTTGTGATGGCCGACACCTTGGTCTCGCACTCGCGAGACGTGGGGGATGGCAAGCTCGTGTTCGACAATGTGCGTAGGGCCTACGCCACTCTCGTCGCAGATCGGACAATCCTGCGCTTCCTCATGCAAGCCAACTGTGCGGTGGGTGAGCCGCTTGTGGGGGAGGCCGTACGCCGATGTTACGCAAAGCAGGTTGATATCGTTCGACAGATGCTTGGCAATGACGACGCCGCCGTGCGACGCTGGTTCGGTGCCGGAATGCTTGACAATGTAGTCGCTGTCCTGGGGCTCGCCGACATCGACGAGCCGTGGGCCCGTATCCTCTCTGCTCGCGAGGGTGGCTCCCCAGTCTCGTGA
- a CDS encoding integrase core domain-containing protein, translated as MDFFVIPTATFGVLLGFVVVRHRDRRILHLNVTAHPTEEWTKQQLREAFPWASAPRYLYRDRDKLHSEGVHATLTHLGIREVPSAARCPWQNPYTERVIGSIRRELLDPVVVLNEAHARRLLREYQRYYNASRTHLSLGKDAPETREMQCPGYGAKVIELREAEPVNVNETVKLRD; from the coding sequence ATGGACTTCTTTGTCATTCCGACTGCGACGTTTGGAGTGTTGTTGGGATTTGTGGTTGTGCGCCACCGGGACAGGCGAATCCTCCACCTCAATGTGACAGCGCACCCGACGGAGGAATGGACGAAGCAGCAGTTGCGAGAAGCCTTTCCCTGGGCCAGTGCTCCAAGGTACTTGTATCGAGATAGGGACAAGCTCCACTCCGAGGGCGTTCACGCCACCCTTACCCATTTGGGGATTCGCGAGGTGCCGAGTGCAGCACGGTGTCCGTGGCAAAATCCCTATACGGAGAGAGTCATCGGCTCGATACGTAGGGAGCTGCTGGACCCTGTCGTCGTCCTGAACGAAGCCCACGCTCGGCGCCTGCTGCGCGAGTACCAGCGCTACTACAACGCGAGCCGGACGCACCTGTCGCTCGGGAAAGATGCGCCCGAGACGCGTGAGATGCAGTGCCCGGGGTACGGAGCCAAGGTGATAGAGCTAAGGGAAGCGGAACCTGTCAACGTGAATGAGACAGTGAAACTGAGAGATTAG